In the genome of Populus alba chromosome 11, ASM523922v2, whole genome shotgun sequence, one region contains:
- the LOC118031567 gene encoding glucose-6-phosphate isomerase 1, chloroplastic translates to MASLSGLCSSSPSLKPKHSLWKSTLNPPLLKTSLTYRTRTLLTPTRSIASDIPADLSKANDKLPNKPRQPGLEKDPNSLWRRYVDWLYQHKELGLYLDVSRIGFTEEFVSEMEPRFLKAFKDMEELEKGAIANPDEGRMVGHYWLRNSTLAPNSFLKTQIDKALDAVCDFADQVVSGKIKTPDGGRFTQILSVGIGGSALGPQFVAEALAPDNPPLKIRFIDNTDPAGIDHQIAQLGPELASTLVIVISKSGGTPETRNGLLEVQQAFREAGLDFAKQGVAITQENSLLDNTARIEGWLARFPMFDWVGGRTSEMSAVGLLPAALQGIDIREMLAGAALMDEANRTTVLRNNPAALLALCWYWASEGVGSKDMVVLPYKDSLLLFSRYLQQLVMESLGKEFDLDGHRVNQGLTVYGNKGSTDQHAYIQQLRDGVHNFFVTFIEVLRDRPPGHDWELEPGVTCGDYLFGMLQGTRSALYANDRESITVTVQEVTPRSVGALIGLYERAVGIYASLVNINAYHQPGVEAGKKAAGEVLALQKRVLAVLNEASCKQPVEPLTIEEVADRCHAIEDIEMIYKIIAHMAANDRALIAEGSCGSPRSLKVFLGECNVDELFA, encoded by the exons atgGCCTCTCTCTCTGGCCTCTGctcctcttctccctctctcaaACCCAAGCACTCTCTTTGGAAAAGCACCCTTAATCCTCCCCTACTCAAAACCTCGCTCACATATCGAACTCGGACTCTACTCACTCCTACTCGCTCAATCGCTAGCGATATCCCCGCCGATTTATCAAAAGCAAACGACAAACTTCCGAACAAGCCTAGACAACCCGGACTAGAAAAAGATCCTAATTCTCTATGGAGGAGATACGTTGACTGGCTCTACCAGCACAAGGAATTAGGGTTGTATTTGGATGTGAGTCGGATAGGTTTCACGGAGGAGTTTGTTTCGGAAATGGAGCCCCGATTCCTTAAGGCGTTTAAGGACATGGAGGAATTAGAAAAGGGCGCGATTGCCAATCCTGATGAAGGGAGAATGGTTGGGCATTATTGGTTGAGGAATTCAACCTTAGCGCCTAATTCGTTCTTGAAAACTCAGATTGATAAGGCTCTTGATGCTGTTTGTGATTTTGCTGATCAAGTCGTCAGTGGTAAG ATTAAGACTCCGGACGGGGGACGTTTTACTCAAATACTTTCTGTTGGGATTGGTGGTTCAGCTCTTGGTCCGCAGTTTGTTGCGGAGGCATTGGCGCCCGATAATCCTCCTCTCAAG ATAAGGTTCATTGATAATACAGACCCTGCTGGAATTGATCATCAGATTGCTCAGCTTGGACCCGAGCTGGCTTCTACTCTTGTCATTGTGATTTCAAAG AGTGGGGGAACCCCTGAAACTAGAAATGGTTTGTTGGAAGTGCAGCAGGCCTTTCGTGAAGCTGGACTGGATTTTGCAAAACAG GGTGTCGCTATAACACAAGAAAATTCATTACTAGACAACACTGCAAGAATTGAGGGCTGGTTGGCTAGATTCCCTATGTTTGATTGGGTGGGTGGTAGGACATCTGAAATGTCTGCAGTTGGCCTGCTTCCAGCAGCGCTTCAG GGGATTGACATCAGAGAAATGCTAGCTGGTGCGGCATTGATGGATGAGGCAAATAGGACCACAGTG CTTAGGAATAACCCTGCAGCTTTGCTAGCTTTATGTTGGTATTGGGCTTCTGAGGGGGTGGGATCTAAG GACATGGTTGTGCTTCCATACAAGGACAGCCTATTGCTATTCAGTAGGTATTTGCAACAGCTGGTCATGGAATCACTTGGAAAGGAATTTGATCTTGATGGTCATCGG GTAAATCAAGGACTTACCGTCTATGGAAATAAAGGGAGCACGGATCAGCATGC ttacatTCAACAACTGAGAGATGGAGTGCACAATTTCTTTGTAACGTTCATTGAAGTGCTACGAGATAGACCCCCTGGCCATGATTGGGAGCTTGAACCAGGTGTCACATGTGGTGACTACCTATTTGGAATGTTACAG GGAACTAGGTCAGCTCTGTATGCCAATGACAGGGAATCTATAACAGTCACAGTGCAAGAAGTGACCCCCAGATCTGTTGGGGCTCTTATTGGGCTTTATGAGCGGGCAGTTGGGATATATGCCTCACTTGTCAACATCAATGCTTATCATCAACCTG GTGTGGAAGCAGGGAAGAAAGCAGCAGGAGAAGTTTTAGCTCTTCAGAAGCGGGTTTTGGCAGTGCTCAATGAGGCAAG CTGCAAACAGCCTGTGGAACCATTGACAATCGAGGAAGTAGCCGATCGTTGCCATGCTATCGAAGAT ATTGAAATGATATACAAGATAATTGCACACATGGCTGCTAATGACAGAGCACTTATAGCTGAAGGCAGCTGTGGTTCACCGCGCAGTCTCAAAGTTTTCCTTGGAGAGTGTAATGTGGATGAGCTATTtgcctaa
- the LOC118031568 gene encoding uncharacterized protein, whose protein sequence is MMMWDEWDDSQTQPQQQQQQQRPDQDSCFNFDLLSLLSRPKDYYKILEVDYDATDDAIRSNYIRLALKWHPDKQKDEDSATSRFQEINEAYQVLSDPVRRIEYDTKGMMHIYDYNISEYLNRYKGLILTCNGLGIRHSIL, encoded by the exons ATGATGATGTGGGACGAGTGGGACGATTCTCAAacccaaccacaacaacaacaacaacaacaacggcCAGACCAGGATTCTTGCTTTAATTTCGATCTCCTTTCCCTTCTCTCTAGACCCAAG gattattataaaatacttGAAGTTGATTATGATGCGACGGATGATGCTATTCGATCGAACTATATACGCCTAGCACTG AAATGGCATCCCGACAAGCAAAAAGACGAGGATAGTGCCACTTCGAGATTTCAAGAGATAAACGAGGCTTACCAGG TTTTAAGTGATCCTGTCAGAAGGATAGAATATGACACGAAGGGGATGATGCACATCTATGATTACAACATAAGC GAGTACCTCAACCGGTACAAGGGCCTTATATTAACATGTAATGGTCTTGGGATCAGGCATTCAATTTTATAA